A genomic segment from Nodularia sphaerocarpa UHCC 0038 encodes:
- a CDS encoding type II toxin-antitoxin system HicB family antitoxin, whose translation MMKYKGYEAIIEFDDEAEIFHGEVVNLRDVITFQGDSVKDLKQAFQDSIADYLDFCRERGEEPEKPFSGKFLLRINPELHKSIAIQARKEGRSLNSWVEKCLSLYASEQV comes from the coding sequence ATGATGAAGTATAAAGGATATGAGGCGATCATTGAATTTGATGATGAGGCGGAAATCTTTCATGGTGAGGTCGTCAACCTTCGGGATGTAATTACATTTCAAGGTGATAGCGTCAAAGATTTAAAGCAAGCATTCCAAGATTCAATTGCAGATTACCTTGATTTTTGTCGAGAACGTGGCGAAGAACCTGAGAAGCCTTTTTCTGGTAAGTTTCTGCTCAGAATTAACCCTGAGTTACATAAGTCTATTGCTATTCAAGCGAGAAAAGAAGGTCGCAGTCTTAATTCTTGGGTGGAAAAATGTTTGTCGCTGTATGCTAGTGAGCAAGTTTAA
- the cas6 gene encoding CRISPR system precrRNA processing endoribonuclease RAMP protein Cas6, giving the protein MLIHSTWTLTVSTSTVLPRSYGLELVKQLHHQLGLEMGSDTIPPVSYSGIIGYSSTSRDFITFHPEEFYQLSLCGLNELSAKEISHLNLGDSLEFLGAKFNIINREDEITSYEELYTNLVGNEPEPLRRFDLQFITPTAFAQGGVNLPLPLPTLMFRSWLERWNTFAPVYLGSDELIAYLSNAVVLKHHKIQTRSYQLNKGFVNGFVGDVTLQVLNRADPLLANVANLLVEYARFCGTGIKTRLSMGQTLINY; this is encoded by the coding sequence ATGCTAATTCACTCTACTTGGACATTAACTGTATCGACATCAACAGTTTTACCCCGTTCCTATGGGTTGGAACTGGTAAAGCAACTGCATCACCAGCTTGGTTTAGAAATGGGGAGCGACACTATACCCCCTGTTTCTTACTCAGGAATCATCGGTTATTCTTCCACTTCCAGAGATTTTATCACCTTCCATCCAGAGGAATTTTACCAACTATCTTTGTGTGGATTAAATGAACTTTCAGCAAAAGAAATTTCTCATTTAAATCTTGGCGATTCTTTAGAATTTCTCGGTGCAAAGTTCAACATTATCAACCGTGAAGATGAAATCACCAGCTATGAAGAATTATATACAAATTTAGTGGGAAATGAGCCAGAACCATTGAGGCGTTTTGATTTGCAGTTTATTACACCTACAGCCTTTGCTCAAGGGGGAGTAAATTTACCTCTACCTTTACCTACATTAATGTTCCGCAGTTGGTTAGAACGCTGGAATACTTTTGCACCTGTTTATTTAGGAAGTGATGAATTAATTGCTTATCTGAGTAACGCTGTGGTACTCAAACATCACAAAATACAAACGCGAAGTTATCAATTAAATAAAGGTTTTGTGAATGGATTTGTAGGCGATGTAACGTTACAAGTTTTAAACCGGGCTGATCCTTTATTGGCAAATGTGGCTAATTTATTAGTCGAATATGCGCGGTTTTGTGGTACGGGTATAAAAACTCGTTTAAGTATGGGTCAGACATTAATCAACTACTAA
- the csm5 gene encoding type III-A CRISPR-associated RAMP protein Csm5: MVVVPESALKKPDFYESKRIQLTSPLLHIGSSVPRLNPFEYVQTTKKVYLPNQEALAKGLLKKGGSFFNDYIQAIEERQDITRLLKQAFGDEWWNAKDTDENPIFPKDAISHNWTEENISNLRPMIRNGMGYLFIPGSSIKGAIKTAIAYHLLKYPDRYKVPQTSRISEIETKLQERLGELTNRRNQTSADDELINSLFSDFSLIYQGKTFTGTSQNTDILRCLKISDSESLIEHKVKNNKGQLVTVNLPVVPKVLVSSRFADYQAKYKAPLYVEMVRSVKTQFTITIDKQMLALFKHNQGMKLPFNNIDELLQICQDFAQEQWDYEHDYWNDIKDNNVNGQILDFGFIRDIYKAEKCPHTLRIGWGSGMTGTTVGLCFDDELRAEIRDICGIQAPGFEAPKSRRTVMNSNGEIKFVPGWVKLRAL, encoded by the coding sequence ATGGTTGTTGTGCCTGAATCTGCACTTAAAAAACCTGACTTTTACGAATCAAAACGCATACAGTTAACCAGTCCACTTTTACATATTGGCTCATCTGTACCTAGATTAAATCCTTTTGAATATGTGCAGACAACCAAAAAAGTTTATCTTCCTAATCAAGAAGCCTTAGCTAAAGGATTATTAAAAAAAGGAGGAAGTTTTTTCAACGACTATATTCAAGCAATTGAAGAACGTCAAGACATCACGAGACTTCTAAAACAAGCCTTTGGCGATGAATGGTGGAATGCAAAAGACACAGACGAAAATCCCATTTTTCCCAAAGATGCAATTAGCCACAATTGGACGGAAGAAAACATTTCAAATTTACGTCCCATGATTCGCAATGGTATGGGATATTTATTTATTCCTGGGTCATCTATCAAAGGAGCAATAAAAACCGCCATAGCTTATCATTTATTGAAATATCCAGATAGATATAAAGTTCCTCAAACTAGCAGAATTAGTGAAATCGAAACAAAACTCCAAGAAAGATTAGGAGAATTAACAAATAGGCGTAATCAAACATCTGCTGACGATGAATTAATAAATAGTTTATTTTCTGATTTTTCTTTGATTTATCAAGGTAAAACATTTACTGGTACAAGTCAAAATACAGATATTTTACGCTGTTTAAAAATTAGTGATTCTGAATCATTGATTGAACACAAGGTTAAAAACAATAAAGGTCAACTAGTTACTGTAAATTTACCTGTAGTTCCAAAAGTGCTAGTTTCTAGTAGATTTGCTGATTATCAAGCTAAATATAAAGCCCCTTTATATGTAGAAATGGTCAGAAGTGTAAAAACACAATTTACTATTACTATAGATAAACAAATGTTAGCATTATTCAAACATAATCAAGGAATGAAACTGCCATTTAATAACATTGATGAATTATTACAAATATGCCAGGATTTTGCTCAAGAACAATGGGACTATGAACATGATTATTGGAATGATATTAAAGATAATAATGTAAATGGTCAAATCCTAGATTTTGGTTTTATTCGTGATATTTACAAAGCAGAAAAATGTCCCCATACACTACGGATAGGTTGGGGTAGTGGAATGACAGGAACCACAGTTGGGTTATGTTTTGACGACGAACTCAGAGCAGAAATCCGCGATATTTGTGGTATTCAAGCACCTGGTTTTGAAGCCCCAAAATCTCGGCGAACAGTGATGAATAGCAATGGCGAAATTAAATTTGTTCCGGGATGGGTGAAGTTAAGAGCTTTATAA
- a CDS encoding putative CRISPR-associated protein has protein sequence METMMMTVGTSLLTNRDDNLENKRPWVGQKKIGDRKIALKWMGEIDPELISAETNTFWRLNPSFNDEIFLLHSDTPSGLECAEVMQEYLQTIHSQKNVHLHPVPGINYDLDESGSALEQMAILLKKLITEAKGNVTLAATGGFKAQTMVMALVGNAFKLPVCYVHEQYKALIYLPYLSDTAQPEVLVRRANLPESGLDRSKIIKVQDDSYGHHRPKIWKKVEKMLQDIIWVEYVRFDKNAFSAPKNGVKAATRKTPDGRHIFWIHLHESEQKHIAVSVETTGYTPEHLEQATKELRERLGSLV, from the coding sequence ATGGAAACAATGATGATGACTGTAGGTACTTCACTTCTTACTAATCGTGATGACAATTTAGAGAATAAACGTCCTTGGGTTGGTCAGAAAAAAATAGGTGATCGTAAAATCGCTCTTAAATGGATGGGTGAAATAGATCCAGAACTTATTAGTGCTGAAACCAATACATTCTGGCGACTTAATCCCAGTTTTAATGATGAAATTTTCTTATTGCATTCAGATACTCCCTCTGGCTTAGAATGTGCTGAAGTAATGCAGGAATATCTCCAAACTATTCACTCTCAAAAAAATGTACATCTGCATCCAGTCCCCGGAATTAATTATGACTTAGATGAGTCAGGTTCAGCACTAGAACAGATGGCGATACTTCTCAAAAAATTGATTACAGAAGCTAAGGGAAACGTTACTTTAGCAGCAACTGGTGGTTTTAAAGCCCAGACGATGGTTATGGCGCTGGTAGGTAACGCCTTTAAACTTCCTGTATGCTATGTTCATGAACAATATAAGGCACTTATTTACTTACCATATTTATCTGATACCGCCCAGCCTGAAGTATTAGTAAGACGTGCAAATTTACCTGAATCTGGGCTAGATAGGTCAAAAATCATTAAAGTTCAAGATGATTCCTACGGTCATCATAGACCAAAAATATGGAAAAAAGTAGAAAAAATGCTACAAGATATTATTTGGGTTGAGTATGTGCGCTTTGATAAAAATGCTTTTTCTGCTCCTAAAAATGGAGTCAAAGCAGCTACTCGAAAAACTCCTGATGGTCGTCATATATTTTGGATTCATTTACATGAAAGTGAACAAAAACATATCGCTGTTTCTGTGGAAACTACAGGTTATACACCAGAACATTTGGAACAAGCAACAAAAGAACTACGTGAACGCTTAGGTAGCTTAGTTTAA
- the crn3 gene encoding CRISPR-associated ring nuclease Crn3/Csx3, translated as MTERALSLHLSESVISQSWKYQFLTISLTKSDRLIEPADLRDLELPSGIDTTGGVVISGRAPIWLYAYLVHELHPTAWVACYDPRLGAIVVATHTHLVRIGDVILIDPPNGRQKQLCPALMVVGPPDSGKSVFSHALFQALLAENPDIYLQRAHWDGEGNYLLELEATTTELEIEAFKTRDRGALTERFFPYHSQVILQLRRQKSLVIVDVGGMVQPEKLPILDACTHYMIISSQVAAVDAWHEFCGARGNLKPIGVINSVLSETEIIHQEKPYLEMTAGRWIRGKAATVPHPFLKRVRELIILNK; from the coding sequence ATGACTGAACGGGCTTTGAGTTTACACTTAAGTGAATCGGTGATTTCCCAAAGCTGGAAATACCAATTTTTAACGATTTCTTTAACGAAAAGCGATCGCCTCATCGAACCAGCAGACTTGAGAGATTTAGAACTTCCATCGGGTATTGATACCACTGGCGGTGTGGTGATTTCTGGACGCGCCCCCATTTGGTTGTATGCTTACTTAGTTCACGAACTCCATCCTACAGCTTGGGTAGCTTGTTATGATCCGCGCTTGGGTGCAATAGTTGTAGCAACTCACACTCATTTAGTTCGCATTGGTGATGTCATTCTCATCGATCCACCCAATGGCCGCCAAAAACAATTATGTCCGGCTTTAATGGTTGTGGGGCCACCAGATAGCGGTAAAAGTGTGTTTTCTCATGCTTTGTTTCAAGCTTTGTTGGCAGAAAATCCTGATATATATCTGCAACGCGCCCATTGGGATGGTGAGGGTAATTACCTTTTAGAACTAGAAGCAACAACAACTGAGTTAGAAATTGAAGCTTTTAAAACGCGCGATCGCGGTGCTTTGACAGAGCGATTTTTTCCCTACCATTCTCAAGTTATCCTTCAGTTACGACGACAGAAATCTCTGGTAATTGTGGATGTGGGCGGAATGGTACAACCGGAAAAGTTACCGATTTTAGACGCTTGTACCCATTATATGATTATCAGTTCCCAGGTTGCGGCTGTTGATGCTTGGCATGAATTTTGTGGCGCGCGTGGTAATTTAAAACCCATCGGTGTGATTAATAGTGTTCTGAGTGAGACAGAAATTATTCATCAGGAAAAACCTTATTTAGAGATGACTGCTGGTCGGTGGATACGCGGAAAAGCTGCTACTGTCCCTCACCCTTTCTTGAAACGGGTGAGAGAATTAATTATTCTAAATAAGTAA
- a CDS encoding TIGR03985 family CRISPR-associated protein, translating into MLQAIRSPTPQILHWLAAGQLANRFHRAIRHWWILNQLYGRETQWAHHLPKHFTYSQLRDRLFAETHPKSEKLEPPEITAKCSDFTCICHRTCIEILEKSGLHISENQWQTAILQLSGINPQHLQQQLQQRPFTTVHRSLRDDLKQLTHLGWLQKVSQGQYQCLQQLQLPKPPETATTQPSFTQLSIPQTWELLQVLESVAFVQPNLNLIVQNLWEQIADNSASPLTQAPQQRIFLHLDYILSTETQDQVDNYQEQIEQLWRKTPGGVVRFDYSVTAEKKVQITVYPVCLHYLRRAKYLSAYGIDPQNNIAWHNYRLDRIASPNLHVLPWGDPAVPKALKQMWHTGELPTPAYIQAELDAAWGFNFYLQREFLILRFPPAFASRYVDNTFRHPSFCAVPYEKLPKLIGKNIPEAQQQQVLDILQQKPHSDAYYMGWIRTGDINVLMRLRDWRPNGEVIAPLSIRQQLRKEAIQELSNYQ; encoded by the coding sequence ATGCTGCAAGCCATCCGTTCTCCCACACCGCAAATTTTACACTGGTTAGCAGCCGGACAACTAGCTAACCGCTTCCACCGCGCCATCAGACACTGGTGGATATTAAATCAACTCTATGGCCGCGAGACACAATGGGCGCATCATCTCCCCAAGCATTTTACCTACTCTCAACTGCGCGATCGCCTATTTGCCGAAACTCATCCTAAAAGCGAAAAACTCGAACCCCCAGAAATCACCGCCAAATGTAGCGACTTCACCTGTATTTGCCATCGCACCTGTATAGAAATCCTAGAAAAATCAGGACTGCACATATCTGAAAACCAATGGCAAACAGCAATATTACAACTAAGCGGCATCAATCCGCAACACCTCCAGCAACAACTACAGCAACGACCCTTTACCACAGTCCACCGTTCCCTCAGAGACGACCTCAAACAGCTAACTCATCTCGGATGGTTGCAAAAAGTCAGTCAAGGACAATACCAATGTCTTCAGCAATTACAACTACCCAAACCCCCAGAAACCGCCACCACCCAACCCAGCTTTACCCAACTTTCCATACCCCAAACCTGGGAACTGCTGCAAGTCTTAGAATCAGTCGCCTTTGTCCAACCCAACTTAAACCTCATAGTCCAGAACCTGTGGGAACAAATTGCCGATAATTCCGCCTCACCACTAACTCAAGCCCCGCAACAGCGAATATTTCTGCACCTCGACTATATCCTCTCCACAGAAACCCAAGACCAAGTAGATAACTACCAAGAACAAATAGAACAACTTTGGCGAAAAACTCCCGGTGGTGTAGTGCGATTTGACTACTCGGTAACAGCAGAGAAAAAAGTCCAAATTACAGTTTATCCTGTTTGCCTGCATTACCTCCGCCGTGCCAAATACCTCAGCGCCTATGGCATAGATCCCCAAAACAACATAGCCTGGCATAACTATCGCCTCGACCGCATCGCCTCGCCAAACCTGCACGTCCTACCCTGGGGAGATCCTGCTGTTCCCAAAGCATTAAAACAAATGTGGCATACAGGCGAATTACCCACACCAGCCTACATTCAAGCCGAATTAGATGCAGCTTGGGGATTTAACTTTTACCTGCAACGAGAATTTCTCATCCTGCGTTTTCCCCCCGCCTTCGCCAGTAGGTATGTAGACAATACCTTTCGCCATCCTTCCTTTTGTGCAGTCCCTTACGAAAAGTTACCCAAACTGATAGGGAAGAATATTCCAGAAGCCCAACAGCAACAAGTTTTAGATATATTGCAGCAAAAACCCCATAGTGATGCTTATTACATGGGTTGGATACGCACTGGAGATATTAACGTTTTGATGCGCCTGCGAGACTGGCGACCAAATGGCGAAGTAATCGCTCCATTATCAATTCGGCAGCAATTACGAAAAGAAGCAATACAAGAATTATCTAATTATCAATAG